From the Betaproteobacteria bacterium genome, one window contains:
- a CDS encoding EAL domain-containing protein, with translation MSSRAAGSASEIASLPDIGPEHRPMRLPSLVVAMAALYFVLAVAGIVLSREPGSIAVLWYANAVAIVVVVSQSVGRWPVLLGATALACVAANVAYGDSLRIAAQLASANVVEVWSGAALLRITRAHRRMIADPSRFFRFLAVGSLVPPMAGATVAALMFWTQDQEPLIRVWLSWYEGSVLGSCSLLPLGFALQSAPWHVSRRILFKAESIAFCLLAAGVALLALLRMPFPFVYLSLPLVLAAVHTRFIVVCAMVLFTSLAAGVLTSQGLFVPPPTTADWHEVLFYLPLLAAVVPPMLLSVAMEQSRGVNEARYRQLYRKTPAMLHSLDLDGHLLSVSEMWLSKLGFREEEVLGRRIVDFMTPDSRRYAIETVLPELKRTGQCKDQEFQFVARGGVVLDVLFSATRKRGESGKVIRLLAVAEDVTDKKRLAAQLAAEHELLQVTLHSIGDAVITTDRLGRVKYLNPVAQKLAGWTRTEAEDKPVGEVFRAIDEATRTPLADPVQRLLEEDKGQDGPMPMLLVNRAGDELPIEAFVSPIRAADGTLLGAVIVFHDVSQSRAVAIRMAHLAQHDALTDLPNRLLLQDRLVQAIHSAQRKQSRFALMFLDLDHFKHINDSLGHAVGDGLLRAVAQRLVGLLRESDTVCRLGGDEFVVLLGNIDAPPDAAEVAEKILRVVAEPIDVATHRIEVSLSIGIAVYPEDGEDDDTLMRHADVAMYRSKKEGRNRYRFFSRSIGAEALTRHVIERDMRRDLATGRFTVHYQPQVDVATGRIEGVEALVRWPRVSDDLMLPAEFLAVAEDSGLIVALGRQVLREACGQMRRWRESGSHPPRLAVNLSSAQFADGGLVSMVTEVVEEFGLAPGMLSLELTESTLLQNAEHARGVIGQLKAAGVRLVIDDFGAGYSSLGYLKRFEADELKIDESLTRGIENDADDLEIVSAIVSLARSLRLAVVAEGVETPRQLRLLEHAGCHLMQGNLIAPPAPANQIQALLAGGRLPVPDADDIAVGSSASHEG, from the coding sequence ATGAGTTCCCGCGCTGCAGGATCGGCAAGCGAGATCGCATCGCTTCCGGACATCGGTCCGGAACACCGGCCGATGCGGCTCCCCTCTCTCGTCGTTGCAATGGCTGCGCTGTATTTCGTCCTGGCCGTGGCCGGCATCGTCTTGTCGAGAGAGCCCGGCAGCATCGCCGTGCTGTGGTACGCGAACGCCGTGGCGATCGTGGTGGTGGTGTCGCAGTCCGTCGGACGCTGGCCCGTGCTGCTCGGCGCGACGGCCCTGGCCTGCGTGGCGGCCAACGTCGCGTACGGCGATTCCCTGCGGATCGCGGCCCAACTCGCCTCGGCCAACGTGGTCGAGGTGTGGTCCGGAGCAGCTCTGCTGCGCATCACACGCGCGCATCGCCGCATGATTGCCGACCCCAGCCGTTTCTTCCGCTTTCTCGCGGTGGGTTCGCTGGTTCCGCCGATGGCCGGGGCCACCGTGGCGGCGCTCATGTTCTGGACGCAGGATCAGGAACCGCTCATCCGCGTGTGGCTGTCGTGGTACGAGGGTTCCGTCCTCGGAAGCTGCTCGCTGCTGCCGCTGGGCTTCGCGCTCCAATCGGCCCCCTGGCACGTCTCCCGTCGCATCCTGTTCAAGGCGGAGTCCATCGCGTTCTGCCTGCTCGCAGCCGGTGTCGCGCTTCTCGCACTGCTCCGCATGCCGTTCCCCTTTGTCTACCTGTCGCTGCCCCTGGTGTTGGCAGCCGTGCACACGCGCTTCATCGTCGTGTGCGCGATGGTGCTGTTCACTTCTCTCGCGGCCGGAGTGCTGACGTCCCAGGGGCTCTTCGTTCCTCCGCCCACGACGGCCGACTGGCACGAGGTGCTGTTCTACCTGCCGCTGCTCGCCGCGGTGGTACCGCCGATGCTGCTTTCCGTCGCCATGGAGCAGTCGCGCGGGGTGAACGAGGCCCGGTACCGGCAGCTCTATCGCAAGACCCCGGCGATGCTCCACTCCCTCGATCTGGATGGGCACCTGCTGAGCGTCAGCGAGATGTGGCTTTCCAAGCTCGGGTTCCGCGAAGAAGAAGTCCTGGGGCGGCGAATCGTGGACTTCATGACGCCGGATTCGCGCCGGTACGCCATCGAGACCGTCCTGCCGGAACTCAAGCGCACTGGCCAGTGCAAGGACCAGGAATTCCAGTTCGTCGCGCGGGGAGGCGTGGTCCTGGATGTGCTCTTCTCTGCCACGCGAAAACGCGGCGAATCGGGAAAGGTCATCCGGCTCCTCGCCGTGGCGGAGGATGTCACGGACAAGAAGCGTCTCGCTGCGCAATTGGCCGCCGAACACGAACTGCTTCAGGTGACCCTGCATTCGATCGGTGATGCGGTGATCACCACCGACCGCCTCGGACGGGTGAAGTACCTGAACCCGGTGGCGCAGAAGCTTGCCGGATGGACGCGTACGGAGGCGGAGGACAAGCCCGTCGGCGAGGTCTTCAGGGCCATCGACGAGGCAACGCGAACTCCCCTGGCCGATCCGGTCCAGCGGCTGCTGGAGGAAGACAAGGGCCAGGACGGTCCGATGCCGATGCTGCTCGTCAACCGGGCGGGCGATGAGTTGCCCATCGAAGCATTCGTGTCGCCGATCCGCGCCGCGGATGGCACCCTGCTCGGTGCCGTCATCGTGTTCCATGACGTGAGCCAGTCGCGCGCCGTGGCGATACGCATGGCTCACCTCGCTCAGCACGATGCATTGACGGATCTGCCCAACCGGCTTCTGCTGCAGGATCGCCTGGTGCAGGCCATCCACAGCGCACAACGCAAGCAGTCACGCTTCGCCCTGATGTTTCTCGACCTCGATCACTTCAAGCACATCAACGATTCGCTCGGCCACGCCGTCGGTGACGGACTGCTGCGAGCAGTCGCGCAACGGCTGGTGGGTTTGCTGCGGGAGTCCGACACCGTCTGCCGTCTCGGCGGAGACGAGTTCGTGGTGCTGCTCGGAAATATCGATGCACCCCCGGATGCGGCGGAGGTCGCCGAGAAGATCCTGCGCGTGGTGGCCGAACCGATCGATGTCGCCACGCACCGCATCGAGGTCTCGCTGAGCATCGGCATCGCCGTGTATCCGGAGGACGGCGAAGACGACGACACCCTCATGCGTCATGCCGATGTCGCGATGTACCGCTCCAAGAAGGAAGGCCGGAATCGCTACCGGTTCTTCTCCCGTTCCATCGGCGCAGAGGCGCTCACCCGGCATGTGATCGAGCGCGACATGCGGCGCGACCTCGCCACGGGCCGGTTCACCGTTCACTATCAGCCGCAGGTCGACGTGGCGACGGGCCGGATCGAAGGCGTCGAAGCCCTCGTCCGCTGGCCGCGGGTGTCGGACGACTTGATGCTGCCGGCGGAATTCCTGGCCGTGGCGGAAGACAGCGGACTCATCGTTGCGCTGGGCCGACAGGTGCTCCGGGAGGCTTGCGGGCAGATGAGACGTTGGCGCGAATCGGGAAGCCACCCGCCACGGCTCGCAGTGAATCTATCCAGTGCTCAGTTCGCCGATGGGGGTCTCGTGTCCATGGTCACCGAGGTGGTGGAGGAGTTCGGACTCGCACCCGGCATGCTGTCCCTCGAACTCACCGAGAGCACACTGCTGCAGAACGCCGAGCACGCACGGGGTGTCATCGGGCAACTGAAGGCGGCGGGCGTGCGGCTGGTGATCGACGACTTCGGCGCGGGTTACTCGAGCCTCGGCTATCTCAAACGCTTCGAAGCCGACGAACTCAAGATCGACGAAAGCCTGACGCGCGGCATCGAGAACGACGCCGACGATCTGGAGATCGTCTCGGCGATCGTCTCGCTTGCTCGCAGCCTTCGCCTGGCGGTGGTGGCGGAAGGCGTCGAGACTCCGCGACAACTGCGGCTGCTCGAGCACGCGGGCTGCCATCTGATGCAAGGCAACCTCATTG